The bacterium nucleotide sequence GTCGTGTTCTGCGTCATCGAAGCCCTGCTGCGCGGGCGCTTGTTGGCCCGGAAAGTCTTCGGTTGGCCGAATTTCTCATCGGCTTGGCAGGGGATCGGGGTGATCGTCGCGGTCATCGGTTGGCCGCAGTCCGGCGCGATGGGAATGATGTGGGGCTTTGTGCTTGGCTCGGCGGTTTCCGCTCTCTGGAATGCGGCGATCCTCTTCGCGCGGTCGCGCCAACCCGTCGCCGCGACGGAGACGACACCCGCCGTGGTCCCGGCGGCCGCGGTCTGGGTCTGGATCGGCGTCGTCATCCTCACCGATTCGCTGGCGCAGCTCTACGGTGTCATCGACCGCCACTACGGTTCCTACCTCGATCCCGGCGCGCTCGCGGCGCTCAATTACGCTTCGCTTGTGGCCACGTTCCCCTCGGCCATCATCGGTGTCGCGCTCTCCACGGCGATCTTTCCTTTTCTCAGCGAGGCAATGGCCGCAGGAGACGCCGCGCGAACACGCTCCATCCTCGACCGCGCCACTTCGTGGTCGCTGATCATGGTCGTTCCACTCACGATTTGGTTGGCGGTTTTCAGCGGGGAGGTAACCGCGGTCCTTTTCCAACGCGGCGCCTTCGGCGACCGCGCCCGCGATCTGACCTCCGGCGCGCTCGCCGGTATCGCAGGCGGGATCTTGCCCGCGACGTTGGCGGCCGTCTGGTCGCGGCTGTTGTATGCCGCGCGTCAATGGCAGATCCTGCTGTTGACCGCGCTGGTGGTGCTCGTGATCAAATGGATCGCTGCCGCCTTCTGGGTCGGGCCGTTGGGGATCGTCGGGCTGGCGTTGGCGACCGTGGCCGCGCAAGTAAGCACCGGCGTCATGATCGCCATTGCCCAACGAACGTTGATCGCCGACCTGGCCGGGCACTGGCTGTTGTTGACACTGCGGCTAATCCTGCTGACCGGTGTGCCGGCTGTCGCGGCGGGTCTGATCGGACGGCTCTTGAGCCCTGAGGTGAGCATGCTTCGGCTGGTGTTGGCGGCAATCGGCGTGCTCTGCGGTGTTCTTCTGCCGCTTATGGCCACCGGCCGCTGGCGCATTGCGCCGCTGTCCGATCTGCTGGCGGGGTGGCCCTCCAAAGGCCGTTCGTCTTAGTGGTGAACTGATGCCAGTGCCCACCCACACCGTGATCCTCGTCCACTTGTCCGGACAGTGGCAGACATTCCACCGCCGGCCCATGCTGCTGGCGCTGGCCCGGGCTTTGCCGGATGGCGTCGCGCTCCTGGTGGTCGACCGCCCGATCACTCTGGATGTGGGCTGGTGGCGGCATCCGCGACGCTTCGTCCGTCACGTTTGGCGCTCCGGCCTCCGAGACGAAGACGGCAAGCTGCATGTGATCCAGACAAGAATACCATTCCATGATCACATCCTCTACCGATTGCCGGGACTGTCCAGTCTGAACGCCTGGCTTCTCGGAAGGCAGCTGCGTCATCATCTGCGCCGTCTGGGTCTCGCCGGCGCCCGTGTGATTCATTGGATATACCACCCGGTTCAGTTGTGGGTCACGCGGTCGCTTGCGGGACGGGCGCTGGTGTATGAATGCTACGATGAGTATGCGCACACGCCGGACGGTGAGTTCCTGCCCTGGATGTGGGAGTGTGACTTGCGCACGCTCGCCGCGGCCGACCTCTCCCTGGTCACCACGGCGGCGTTGTGTGAACGGCGCGCGCCCCATGCCCGCTCGATCCATGTTGTGCCCAATGGCATCCCTGACTCCTTCCTGAACGAGCCGGCGGACGTGCCCGATCCCGCTGACCGAATCCCGCATCCGCGCATCGGCTACGTGGGCGTGTTTCGCCGTCCGATCGATACAGAACTCCTGTGCGAGGTCTTTCGCGACAACCCGGAATGGCACTTGGTCATGATTGGTCCGGTCACAAGCGGCGCCGACGCAGCGCGGCTCCGGCGGTTGCCCAACGCGCACTTTCTCGGGGCGCGTCCCTTCGATGCGCTTCCGGCGATTTTGCGCAAACTCGATGTCGGGCTGATACCGCACCGCGTGACGGCGTTCACGGAAGGCATGCGCCCGCTGAAGCTGGCCGAGTACCTGTCGGCCGGGCTACCGGTGGCCGCGACACCATTGCCTGAATTGACCGCGCTACCCGACCTTGTGGCAATCGGCGAGAATGAGCCGTCATCGTTTACCGCCGCCATTGTGTTGGCCCTGTCCCGCCGCACGCCGGAATTTCGTCGGCGCGCTCAGCAGTGGGCGCAACTGCACACGTGGGACCACATCGTCGCTGACAGGGTCATGCCGCCGCTGCGGCGACTGTGGGAGAATGCGGACTAATGGCCGTCACGGACCAGTCATCCCCCCGCCGCCCCCGTGTCGCACTGGTGGCGCCCGACGATTCCGTGACTTTCATCGCGCAGGATCGGTCGCTCCTCAGCGACGAGTTTGAGGTCGAATTCGCTCCGGCGCGCGGGTTTTGGTCATTGAGGCATCTTCGCAGCGTGGTCTCACAAGCCGATATTGTCTTGATCTGGTTTATGGGACGTCATGCGCTCCCCGCGGTCATGGTCGCCGGCTTCCTTGGCCGACCGATCGTCGGTATCATTGGCGGTTTCGAAGTCGCCTGGGACGCCGACACCGGGCACGGGATCCGTCCGGGATCATTGAAGGAGAAAATTCTGCGCTGGATGCTGCGTCGCTGTCGCGCCATTGTGACGGTATCCGGCCACAGCCGTGCCGACACGCTGGCGCGTGTGCCGGAATTGGCCGAGCGAATCCGGCTGGTCCACAACGCCGTCGATACGAGCACATTTGCGCCCGATGCCAGTTGCGGTCGCGAAGGTGTCTTGTGTGTGGCGATGATTTCTGCGACCACCATCAAAGTGAAACGACTCGACCTCTATGCGGCGATTGCCGCCCGCATGCCGCAGACCCGGTTCACCCTTATCGGCCCCGCCTTGGATGGGACCGCCAGGAACTTTGTACGGGATCTTCCGCCCAACCTGATCTGGAGAGACGCCTTGCGCGGCGACCAGTTGGTCCGCGCCTATCAGTGCGCCTCGGTCTACTGTCAACTGTCCCGCTATGAGAGCTTTTCACTCGCCCTGGCCGAAGCAATGGCCTGTGGGTGCATACCGGTGATCTCCAAGGCGGCCGCCCTTCCCGAAGTGGGTGGACCGCACGCGATCATCGTCAATCCCCCGGAGCTCGAAACGGGAGTGCAAGCGGTCGCCGCGGCGCTCCAAGCGCCTGAGAGTCTGCGCGAGGACGTGCGCCGCCATATTGTCGAACGCTTTTCGACCGCCCGCCGCCAGGTCGCGCTGACGCAGATTCTGCGTGAAGCCCTTCGCAAGACTTAGTCCTGCGTCGTGCGCAGTCCCGCGCACCATTCCAGTCAGGGGATCAGTCTCCCGATAATCCTCTGGGGGAGTCCTGTATGCTTGGTCGTCCGTTGTATGTGAGGTCGGAATCCTGTCCGGGTCGCGCCCGGTCCGAAGCCCGACAG carries:
- a CDS encoding glycosyltransferase family 4 protein, yielding MAVTDQSSPRRPRVALVAPDDSVTFIAQDRSLLSDEFEVEFAPARGFWSLRHLRSVVSQADIVLIWFMGRHALPAVMVAGFLGRPIVGIIGGFEVAWDADTGHGIRPGSLKEKILRWMLRRCRAIVTVSGHSRADTLARVPELAERIRLVHNAVDTSTFAPDASCGREGVLCVAMISATTIKVKRLDLYAAIAARMPQTRFTLIGPALDGTARNFVRDLPPNLIWRDALRGDQLVRAYQCASVYCQLSRYESFSLALAEAMACGCIPVISKAAALPEVGGPHAIIVNPPELETGVQAVAAALQAPESLREDVRRHIVERFSTARRQVALTQILREALRKT
- a CDS encoding glycosyltransferase; translated protein: MPVPTHTVILVHLSGQWQTFHRRPMLLALARALPDGVALLVVDRPITLDVGWWRHPRRFVRHVWRSGLRDEDGKLHVIQTRIPFHDHILYRLPGLSSLNAWLLGRQLRHHLRRLGLAGARVIHWIYHPVQLWVTRSLAGRALVYECYDEYAHTPDGEFLPWMWECDLRTLAAADLSLVTTAALCERRAPHARSIHVVPNGIPDSFLNEPADVPDPADRIPHPRIGYVGVFRRPIDTELLCEVFRDNPEWHLVMIGPVTSGADAARLRRLPNAHFLGARPFDALPAILRKLDVGLIPHRVTAFTEGMRPLKLAEYLSAGLPVAATPLPELTALPDLVAIGENEPSSFTAAIVLALSRRTPEFRRRAQQWAQLHTWDHIVADRVMPPLRRLWENAD
- a CDS encoding lipid II flippase MurJ, translating into AILIATVYYAIPNAFIPLWSDPSRPRGQVIRAALIVTGAGALLAVGLAVLAMPLSTLLVSGFSPTDQRRTADLLQIGSVAVVFCVIEALLRGRLLARKVFGWPNFSSAWQGIGVIVAVIGWPQSGAMGMMWGFVLGSAVSALWNAAILFARSRQPVAATETTPAVVPAAAVWVWIGVVILTDSLAQLYGVIDRHYGSYLDPGALAALNYASLVATFPSAIIGVALSTAIFPFLSEAMAAGDAARTRSILDRATSWSLIMVVPLTIWLAVFSGEVTAVLFQRGAFGDRARDLTSGALAGIAGGILPATLAAVWSRLLYAARQWQILLLTALVVLVIKWIAAAFWVGPLGIVGLALATVAAQVSTGVMIAIAQRTLIADLAGHWLLLTLRLILLTGVPAVAAGLIGRLLSPEVSMLRLVLAAIGVLCGVLLPLMATGRWRIAPLSDLLAGWPSKGRSS